Within the Maribacter sp. BPC-D8 genome, the region AAAATCAAACTTCCCTTTCGATACTCCTCCACTTAAAAGAAGTACATCGTTTTCAATTAATGCTTTTTCTAGTTCTCGCTCAATTTCTATTTTATCATCCAACAAATGAAGAGAACTAGCATTAATTTTAGAGTTCAGTAAGGCGGACTCAATAGTCAGCATGTTAGATTTTCGTATTTGGTGTGGCTTGGGAGTTTCATTTACTGCAACCAATTCATTACCCGTAGCAATAGTGCAAATTTTAGGAATACCCATAACCTTTACTGTTGCTTTACCAACAGTAGCCATTACTCCGATTTCTGCAGGAGTAATTTTTTTTCCTTTGGACAACAGAAGCGCACCAGCTTTTTCATCGCTGCCTTGATAATGAATATTTTGCCCTTTTGTCACTTTCTCATTGATAGTAACCTTACCACCATCAATAGTGATATGTTCATACATAACAACGGTATCGCATTTTTCTGGCACTACAGCACCCGTCATCACCTCAAAACAATTTTTTTTATCTGTTAAAACTTGTTGAACCACACCCGCAGCAGCTTCACCTTCAATTGTGAAAAGGTGACCATTATTAACAAGAGTTGAATACTGAATGGCAACACCATCTTTGGTAGCACGATCAAACGGAGGAAAATCTCTATCGGCATAAATATCTTCTGCCAATATTCTATTTAAGCTATCCATAAGTGAAACGACCTCTGAACCTAAGTCTAGAGGATGGTCTAATACTTTTTGAAATGCTTCCTTAAATGTAATCATAGAATTAAAGGTAAAACTAATACAAACTATACCATTGAAGAATTGTAGCTAATTATTTTAAACTTCTAAAATAACCCGAGTCCGTTTACCAACAAGACTCTAATACCCACAACAAATACTAATAAAGCAGTAACCCTTTTAATACCATTTGCCGATAGTTTTTTAAGACTGATCCGAATACCTAACTGTCCGCCAAGAAGAACCGCTATAACCAAGCAAATAGTTTCTCGCCATGGTAGTGATAGCGAATCACTGGTAATCAATCCGAATAAACCGGATATCGAATTAACCAAAATAAAGAAACTTGCAAGCGCTGCTATTTTTATGGCTTTGTTCCATCGCAAATGATTAAGAACGGGAGCTAGAAATATACCTCCACCGATACCTACCAATCCTGATAAGAATCCGATTCCCGCACCTAAAACATAACTTAAATAGTTAGGATAATCTTCAACTTCTTTTTTTGATTTGTTGATTTCAAATGTCTGGACAGCCAAGAATAATGCAGAAAGAATAAGTGAACAACCTAAAATGATAAAAAACACGCTTTCTTTTAATCGAAATGTTGCACCTATGTATGCCAACGGAATACTCGCCAAAACAAAAGGTAAAAAATCTTTTAATTTCGCGTGACCATTTTTAAAATATAGATATGTACTACCTGAAACTACCACTAAATTACAAACCAAAGCAATAGAGCGAATGGCAAAAAAACTAGTTAAAACAAGTGTCAATAAAGCCAAATAGCTAGAACCACCGCCAAAACCTACAGAAGAATATAATGTGGCAATGATAAAAAACCCGATGCATAAAAACACCAATTGCTCAATAGGTATCAACATAATTTTTCATCTGGTTCATACCACCGGTAACATTGACAAAATCTTTACCCGGAAATAATTCTTGCATTTTTGCTATTGCCTTTTTACTACGAACCCCAGACTGACAAATAACATAAACGGTAGTTTCTAAATCAACCTCGGCCACTCTATCAATTAACTCACCTAAAGGAATATGTTTGGCTTCTTTTAAATGTTGCCTTTGAAATTCTTTATCGGTACGTACATCTATGAGTTCAATAAGTTTACCTGAAAGCAATTGCTGAAGCTCACCAGCATCTACTGATTTTAATGCAAGTTTACAGTCAAACTCGTAGCTAGCAGCAAGTGATTTAATCTCATTATTACCAGCCTGTAATTTAAATTTCATTCGTTGTGTACGTTGGCTCAGTGTATCAAAAAGTAACAAAACACCTGATAACACCTCTCCTATTTCCGCAATAACCTTTACTACTTCTAAAGCTTGTAGATTACCAATAATACCAGGCAAAATACCCAGTACGCCATTCTCATTACAATTAGGAACTGCATCTGCCGCCGGCATGGTCGGGAACAAACAACGATATGTTGGTCCGCCTTTATAATTAAACACACTTACCTGACCCTCAAAAGCGTGTAATGCACCATAAACAAAAGGCTTATTTGCTATTACACAGGCATCATTAATTAAATATCTAGTGGGAAAATTATCGGTAGCATCAACAACGATATCATAATCTTTAATAATATCAAGTGCGTTAGCAATCGTTAAATAAGTTTGATAAATATGTATTTGTGTAGTTGAGTTTTGAGCGGACAATTGTTTTTTTATCGCTTCTACTTTGGGCATACCCACCATAGTTTCGGTAAATAAAACCTGACGATGAAGATTAGATAATGATACTACATCTGCATCAACAATACCTAAAGTACCAACACCCATCGCGTTTAGATATGTCAATACGGGAATTCCTAGTCCACCAGCACCAACAACAAGCACTTTGGCATTGTTTAATTTTTGCTGACCTTCGGTTCCAAATCCGTCTAAAGTGATTTGTCTTAGGTAACGTTCCTCGTTCATGGTGCTATTTTAAGTAGCGCTTCTTCATATTCTGCTCTTGAATTTGCATTGAGCAATACTTCTTTTTGT harbors:
- a CDS encoding molybdopterin molybdotransferase MoeA, coding for MITFKEAFQKVLDHPLDLGSEVVSLMDSLNRILAEDIYADRDFPPFDRATKDGVAIQYSTLVNNGHLFTIEGEAAAGVVQQVLTDKKNCFEVMTGAVVPEKCDTVVMYEHITIDGGKVTINEKVTKGQNIHYQGSDEKAGALLLSKGKKITPAEIGVMATVGKATVKVMGIPKICTIATGNELVAVNETPKPHQIRKSNMLTIESALLNSKINASSLHLLDDKIEIERELEKALIENDVLLLSGGVSKGKFDFIPEVMETLGVEKVFHRVLQRPGKPFWFGIHPELKTVIFSFPGNPVSTFANYHLYFLPWLQNSRQLPLDNSYIKLSAAIKIIQPLTRFIQVSTEVKEGMFWATPVVENGSGDLTSLAKADGFICLEPRTEEYEVGEVVPFIKTR
- a CDS encoding sulfite exporter TauE/SafE family protein, with amino-acid sequence MLIPIEQLVFLCIGFFIIATLYSSVGFGGGSSYLALLTLVLTSFFAIRSIALVCNLVVVSGSTYLYFKNGHAKLKDFLPFVLASIPLAYIGATFRLKESVFFIILGCSLILSALFLAVQTFEINKSKKEVEDYPNYLSYVLGAGIGFLSGLVGIGGGIFLAPVLNHLRWNKAIKIAALASFFILVNSISGLFGLITSDSLSLPWRETICLVIAVLLGGQLGIRISLKKLSANGIKRVTALLVFVVGIRVLLVNGLGLF
- a CDS encoding HesA/MoeB/ThiF family protein, encoding MNEERYLRQITLDGFGTEGQQKLNNAKVLVVGAGGLGIPVLTYLNAMGVGTLGIVDADVVSLSNLHRQVLFTETMVGMPKVEAIKKQLSAQNSTTQIHIYQTYLTIANALDIIKDYDIVVDATDNFPTRYLINDACVIANKPFVYGALHAFEGQVSVFNYKGGPTYRCLFPTMPAADAVPNCNENGVLGILPGIIGNLQALEVVKVIAEIGEVLSGVLLLFDTLSQRTQRMKFKLQAGNNEIKSLAASYEFDCKLALKSVDAGELQQLLSGKLIELIDVRTDKEFQRQHLKEAKHIPLGELIDRVAEVDLETTVYVICQSGVRSKKAIAKMQELFPGKDFVNVTGGMNQMKNYVDTY